A region of Streptomyces sp. NBC_01264 DNA encodes the following proteins:
- a CDS encoding DUF6232 family protein, whose amino-acid sequence MTAMGSTGPPTSPPPPTPPGAAPPPPPPPPPPSVPPSEPAPQPLEPSQRPEEWHKRRKLVLKVSGRMLWVGSMAVPLHNISWVDAFQLKPNWGKALGNALKWLFGAAVLLVAFGYAGGDPESLVESGGNAGPLVLLVVVVLVAVEALGTAKPVLAVETAGGSLVVLTLPNMEQLRRIAEHIVYAINHPDAEFATTVYQYNTTNNNGPVAILNGGRGNTGFNR is encoded by the coding sequence ATGACCGCGATGGGGAGCACCGGACCGCCGACATCACCGCCACCGCCGACACCCCCGGGGGCCGCGCCACCGCCGCCGCCACCTCCACCGCCGCCGTCCGTACCGCCGTCCGAGCCCGCTCCGCAGCCGCTCGAACCGTCCCAGAGGCCGGAGGAGTGGCACAAGCGACGCAAACTCGTCCTCAAGGTCAGCGGCCGCATGCTGTGGGTGGGCTCGATGGCCGTCCCCCTGCACAACATCTCCTGGGTGGACGCCTTCCAACTCAAGCCCAACTGGGGCAAGGCCCTCGGAAACGCCCTGAAGTGGCTCTTCGGCGCGGCCGTTCTCCTCGTCGCGTTCGGCTATGCCGGCGGGGACCCCGAGAGCCTCGTGGAGAGCGGCGGCAACGCGGGGCCGCTCGTGCTGCTGGTCGTCGTCGTGCTCGTCGCCGTGGAGGCGCTCGGCACGGCCAAGCCGGTGCTGGCGGTCGAAACGGCCGGCGGCTCGCTCGTGGTGCTGACCCTGCCCAACATGGAGCAGCTGCGGCGGATCGCCGAGCACATCGTCTACGCGATCAACCACCCGGACGCCGAATTCGCGACGACCGTGTACCAGTACAACACCACGAACAACAACGGCCCCGTCGCCATCCTGAACGGTGGCCGGGGGAACACGGGGTTCAACCGATGA
- a CDS encoding ArsR/SmtB family transcription factor: MPTDEPPEAFHVTTDEQLRAVSNLTRHRIMAVLRFEPATITQIAARVGLAKGSSSYHVRLLERAGLVKVVRTRKVRGVNERYYALAARSIVLPDPGEGGPDLLMRHAVADLEEAPSDGERHVGMMHLRLTDEQFAELGARLEALAYEYRELSDPALPDASLVFALFHPARRDQSTEGDSK, translated from the coding sequence ATGCCTACCGATGAGCCTCCCGAGGCGTTTCACGTCACCACCGACGAGCAGCTGCGCGCCGTCTCCAATCTCACCCGCCACCGGATCATGGCCGTGCTCCGCTTCGAGCCGGCGACGATCACCCAGATCGCCGCGCGGGTGGGCCTGGCGAAGGGGAGTTCCAGCTATCACGTGCGGCTGCTGGAGCGGGCCGGGCTGGTGAAGGTGGTGCGGACCCGGAAGGTCCGGGGGGTCAACGAGCGGTACTACGCGCTGGCCGCCCGGTCGATCGTGCTGCCGGACCCGGGCGAGGGCGGCCCGGATCTGCTGATGCGGCACGCGGTGGCGGACCTGGAAGAGGCGCCGTCGGACGGCGAGCGGCACGTGGGGATGATGCATCTGCGGCTCACCGACGAACAGTTCGCGGAGCTGGGGGCACGCCTGGAGGCATTGGCCTACGAGTACCGGGAGTTGTCCGATCCGGCCCTGCCGGACGCGTCGCTCGTCTTCGCACTGTTCCACCCGGCACGTCGCGACCAGAGCACCGAGGGAGACTCCAAGTGA
- a CDS encoding MFS transporter translates to MSTDIRKFPTGFGRLWTAQTVSSLGDGVTHAALPLIALTLTRDPMALAVVTAAGTLPWLLFGLLGGALVDRWDRRSTMWIADAARAVLLAVPVAAAALDVLSIPLLGAVAFLLGLGGLFRDTAATAYLPDLLGREPSLLERANSRLRGAQTAASGFAGPPAGSALLVRSLPRMPRPVPQARESLLRQARAGASYVFRDRLLLGLALRPAVGNIAFIAVETVLALFAHDRLGIGAFGFGLLLTAEATGGLLGAGIASFLGRRLGTGTALTCTAAVEGLAVLGLATSGNPYVAGLALAVCGAGMGATMVLAPSLRQSIVPAHLMGRVASTSRMLAMCAAPFGAFLGGWLATAYDVRTPLYAASGLLLAMTAITANMTSNRRVEAALRAAAATGTPDHQDSEDQSKAVHG, encoded by the coding sequence GTGAGCACTGACATACGGAAGTTCCCGACCGGGTTCGGGCGACTGTGGACCGCGCAGACGGTGTCCTCGCTCGGCGACGGGGTGACGCATGCCGCGCTGCCGCTGATCGCGCTGACGCTGACGCGGGATCCGATGGCGCTCGCCGTCGTCACCGCCGCCGGCACCCTGCCGTGGCTCCTCTTCGGCCTGCTCGGCGGTGCGTTGGTGGACCGCTGGGACCGCCGGAGCACGATGTGGATCGCGGACGCGGCGCGTGCGGTGCTGCTCGCGGTACCGGTGGCGGCCGCCGCGCTCGACGTACTGAGCATTCCGCTGCTCGGGGCCGTCGCCTTCCTGCTCGGCCTCGGCGGACTCTTCCGCGACACCGCCGCCACGGCCTATCTGCCGGACCTGCTCGGCCGCGAACCCTCGCTCCTGGAGCGCGCCAACTCCCGCCTGCGCGGCGCCCAGACCGCCGCCTCCGGCTTCGCCGGGCCGCCCGCGGGCAGCGCCCTGCTCGTACGGTCGCTGCCCCGCATGCCGCGTCCCGTACCGCAGGCCCGTGAGTCGCTGCTGCGGCAGGCGCGGGCCGGGGCCTCGTACGTCTTCCGGGACCGGCTGCTGCTCGGGCTCGCGCTCCGCCCGGCGGTCGGGAACATCGCCTTCATCGCCGTGGAGACCGTGCTCGCCCTCTTCGCGCACGACCGTCTCGGCATCGGCGCCTTCGGCTTCGGCCTGCTCCTCACCGCGGAGGCCACCGGTGGCCTGCTCGGCGCGGGCATCGCCTCCTTCCTGGGCCGGCGCCTGGGCACCGGCACCGCGCTGACCTGCACGGCCGCGGTCGAGGGGCTGGCCGTCCTGGGACTCGCCACCTCCGGGAACCCGTACGTGGCCGGCCTCGCGCTCGCCGTCTGCGGGGCGGGCATGGGCGCCACGATGGTGCTCGCGCCCTCCCTGCGGCAGTCGATCGTCCCCGCCCACCTGATGGGCCGGGTCGCCTCCACCTCCCGCATGCTCGCCATGTGCGCGGCCCCGTTCGGCGCCTTCCTCGGCGGCTGGCTGGCCACCGCGTACGACGTGCGCACCCCGCTCTACGCCGCCTCCGGCCTGCTCCTCGCCATGACCGCCATCACGGCGAACATGACCAGCAACCGCCGGGTCGAGGCGGCCCTGCGCGCGGCCGCCGCGACCGGCACGCCGGATCACCAGGACTCCGAGGATCAGAGCAAGGCGGTCCACGGGTAG
- the rsgA gene encoding ribosome small subunit-dependent GTPase A, producing MSFSSFPQASLSHADAHPLAPFGWDDAWAAEFAPYADQGLLPGRVVRVDRGQCDVMTADGIVRADTAFVTPHDPLRVICTGDWAVVEAHGTPRYVKAYLPRRTAFVRSTSSQRSEGQILAANVDHAIIAVSLAVELDLGRIERFLALAWESGAQPLVVLTKADLVPDPATLAHLVEDVEATAPGVTVLTVSSVTGEGTDVLAAVVGGGTSVLLGISGAGKSTLANTLLGEEVMEVQAARDVDGKGRHTTTTRNLLALPGGGVLIDTPGLRGVGLFDAEAGVGQVFSEIEDFAERCRFHDCSHEAEPGCGVQAALASGELAERRLESYRKLLRENQRIVAKTDARLRAEIRRDWRLRSAEGRANYSAKRTGRA from the coding sequence TTGTCTTTCTCTTCTTTCCCGCAGGCTTCTCTCTCGCACGCCGACGCCCACCCCCTCGCCCCCTTCGGCTGGGACGACGCGTGGGCGGCCGAGTTCGCCCCGTACGCGGACCAGGGCCTCCTGCCCGGCCGGGTCGTACGGGTCGACCGCGGTCAGTGCGACGTCATGACGGCGGACGGCATCGTCCGCGCCGACACCGCCTTCGTCACCCCGCACGACCCGCTCCGGGTCATCTGCACCGGCGACTGGGCGGTCGTGGAGGCGCACGGCACTCCGCGGTACGTGAAGGCGTACCTGCCGCGCCGGACCGCCTTCGTACGGTCCACCTCCTCCCAGCGGTCCGAGGGACAGATCCTCGCCGCGAACGTCGATCACGCGATCATCGCGGTGTCCCTCGCGGTCGAACTGGACCTCGGCCGCATCGAGCGGTTCCTCGCGCTCGCCTGGGAGTCGGGGGCGCAGCCCCTCGTGGTCCTGACCAAGGCGGATCTGGTCCCGGACCCGGCCACCCTCGCGCACCTCGTCGAGGACGTGGAGGCCACGGCCCCCGGGGTCACGGTCCTCACGGTGTCCTCGGTGACCGGGGAGGGCACGGACGTGCTCGCCGCGGTGGTCGGGGGCGGTACGAGCGTGCTCCTCGGGATCTCCGGCGCGGGCAAGTCCACGCTGGCCAACACCCTGCTCGGCGAGGAGGTGATGGAGGTCCAGGCGGCTCGCGACGTCGACGGCAAGGGCCGCCACACCACCACGACGCGCAACCTGCTCGCACTGCCGGGCGGCGGCGTACTGATCGACACCCCCGGACTGCGGGGCGTCGGGCTCTTCGACGCGGAGGCGGGCGTCGGCCAGGTCTTCTCGGAGATCGAGGACTTCGCGGAGCGGTGCCGCTTCCACGACTGCTCGCACGAGGCGGAGCCGGGGTGCGGGGTACAGGCCGCGCTGGCCTCCGGGGAGCTGGCGGAGCGCCGGCTGGAGAGCTACCGCAAGCTGCTGCGGGAGAACCAGCGGATCGTCGCGAAGACGGATGCGCGGCTCCGGGCGGAGATCAGGCGCGACTGGAGGCTCCGCTCGGCGGAGGGCCGCGCGAACTACTCCGCGAAGCGCACGGGCCGGGCCTGA
- a CDS encoding TetR family transcriptional regulator, with product MSLELFAVHGFHETSLREIAERVGVSKPAVLYHFPGKADILGALVEPMLRDLSTALTRAAASAAPGGSGPAGGSGPGPERARWAAVEGVLDVWLEHRHLLRLNLQDMALATPGPAFARLRDAMLRANSLVAGADPGFTERVRAAQAVAMLSDPVVLFADAPVPALREAVLDGVRRLLDGPAEPAPPAARPEPGGRRGRPAAMSPAMIEAARRMHAAGSGATAIAATLGVSRATVYRHLPQDDDSATTGAG from the coding sequence GTGTCCCTGGAGCTGTTCGCAGTCCACGGCTTCCACGAGACCTCGCTGCGGGAGATCGCCGAACGGGTGGGCGTCTCCAAGCCCGCGGTGCTGTACCACTTCCCCGGCAAGGCCGACATCCTCGGCGCCCTGGTGGAGCCGATGCTCCGCGATCTGTCGACCGCCCTGACCCGCGCCGCCGCGTCGGCGGCTCCCGGTGGATCCGGCCCGGCGGGCGGCTCGGGTCCCGGTCCCGAGCGGGCGCGGTGGGCCGCCGTCGAGGGGGTCCTCGACGTCTGGCTGGAGCACCGCCACCTGCTCCGGCTGAACCTTCAGGACATGGCTCTGGCCACCCCCGGACCGGCCTTCGCCCGCCTGCGCGACGCCATGCTCCGGGCGAACTCCCTGGTCGCGGGGGCGGACCCCGGTTTCACGGAGCGGGTGCGGGCCGCCCAGGCCGTCGCCATGCTCTCCGACCCGGTGGTGCTCTTCGCCGACGCCCCCGTCCCCGCGCTGCGCGAGGCCGTGCTGGACGGCGTACGGCGCCTGCTGGACGGTCCCGCCGAGCCGGCTCCGCCGGCCGCACGGCCCGAACCGGGGGGCCGGCGCGGGCGGCCCGCCGCGATGAGCCCGGCCATGATCGAGGCGGCCCGCCGGATGCACGCCGCGGGCAGCGGGGCCACCGCGATCGCCGCCACCCTGGGCGTCTCCCGCGCCACGGTCTACCGGCACCTGCCCCAGGACGACGACTCCGCCACCACGGGCGCCGGCTGA
- a CDS encoding VOC family protein, with protein MTPRTTPRLDMIGIVVSDMAASLAFYRRLGMDIPAGADSQPHVEAALPGGLRIGWDTEEVIRSFDPSWTRPASDGRVGLAFVCGSPAEVDALYAELTEAGHTGHLKPWDAFWGQRYAVVLDPDGSGVSLFAASEGAAPA; from the coding sequence ATGACTCCTCGAACGACTCCCCGACTCGACATGATCGGCATCGTCGTCTCCGACATGGCCGCATCGCTCGCCTTCTACCGCCGCCTCGGCATGGACATCCCCGCCGGAGCGGACTCCCAGCCGCACGTCGAGGCCGCCCTGCCGGGCGGGCTGCGGATCGGCTGGGACACGGAGGAGGTCATCCGCTCCTTCGACCCGTCCTGGACCCGGCCCGCGAGCGACGGCCGGGTCGGGCTCGCCTTCGTGTGCGGCTCCCCCGCCGAGGTGGACGCGCTGTACGCCGAGCTGACGGAGGCAGGGCACACGGGCCACCTGAAGCCCTGGGACGCCTTCTGGGGGCAGCGCTACGCCGTCGTCCTGGACCCGGACGGCTCCGGGGTCTCCCTCTTCGCCGCCTCCGAAGGGGCCGCCCCGGCCTGA
- a CDS encoding helix-turn-helix domain-containing protein yields MADPADRAPAPGYEERPSRTVAGAVLWRSGGAGAAVVLPDGCMDLLWVEGRLLVAGPDTLPHPAGEIPGTGFAGIRLAPGSAPALLGVPARVLRDRRVELADLWPAAEVRRLTARVASYGDPRAGLEELALLRTADGGLPDPLVTEVAARLRAGQGVAAVAGAVGLGERQLHRRSLDAFGYGPRTLGRILRLQRALALTRRGLPPAAVAAEAGYADQAHWTREARALTGTTPRAYATGPGRAGREQAGSGQAGPGQAGAAPSEAAKRETPEPSGSRTTA; encoded by the coding sequence GTGGCAGATCCCGCGGACCGCGCGCCCGCTCCCGGGTACGAGGAAAGGCCGTCCCGTACGGTCGCCGGAGCCGTGCTCTGGCGGTCCGGCGGGGCCGGGGCCGCCGTCGTGCTGCCCGACGGATGCATGGACCTGCTCTGGGTGGAGGGCCGGCTCCTGGTGGCCGGCCCCGACACCCTTCCGCACCCCGCCGGCGAGATCCCGGGCACCGGCTTCGCCGGGATCCGGCTGGCCCCGGGCTCGGCGCCCGCGCTGCTCGGCGTACCGGCCCGGGTCCTGCGGGACCGGCGGGTCGAACTGGCCGACCTGTGGCCCGCCGCCGAGGTACGGCGCCTCACCGCGCGCGTGGCCTCGTACGGGGATCCCCGCGCGGGACTGGAGGAGCTGGCCCTGCTCCGCACGGCCGACGGCGGGCTCCCCGACCCCCTGGTCACGGAAGTGGCGGCCCGGCTGCGGGCCGGGCAGGGCGTGGCCGCCGTGGCGGGGGCCGTCGGCCTCGGTGAGCGGCAGCTGCACCGACGCTCGCTCGACGCCTTCGGGTACGGCCCCCGGACGCTCGGGCGGATCCTGCGCCTCCAGCGGGCCCTCGCGCTGACCCGGCGCGGGCTGCCCCCGGCGGCGGTGGCCGCGGAGGCGGGATACGCCGACCAGGCCCACTGGACCCGCGAGGCGCGAGCCCTGACCGGGACCACGCCGCGGGCCTACGCGACGGGGCCGGGGCGGGCGGGGCGGGAGCAGGCCGGGTCAGGTCAGGCGGGCCCGGGTCAGGCCGGGGCGGCCCCTTCGGAGGCGGCGAAGAGGGAGACCCCGGAGCCGTCCGGGTCCAGGACGACGGCGTAG
- a CDS encoding YihY/virulence factor BrkB family protein, with amino-acid sequence MQHAKETPERIPGRLHRARALYRNVSKRKMAWLLLKDTVNSCIEYRILGLAAEAAFFTLLSLPPLFLGLLGLLGYVDGWSGGTTVASIEENILRAVGTVLSDRGVNDIAKPMLDDVTGRGRPDLISLGFAFALWSGSRAVNVFIDTITVMYGLDGQRGIVKTRLLAFVLYIAALLIGAIVLPLMVVGPDAVVRLVPWSTEVIAVMYWPVVTLLSIAFLTTLYHVSVPVRSPWIEDVPGALVALAMWVLGSFLLRIYLTNTVEGPTIYGSLAAPVAILLWIGISAFAVLVGAAVNAAIDRVWPSVATAAAREANERVREAEAAQLVARAAAWRALAEGESEDDDGDEDGGMPSEFPERWSKFLPPEDYHSRLRKH; translated from the coding sequence GTGCAGCACGCGAAAGAAACACCCGAGCGGATTCCGGGACGCCTTCACCGGGCCCGCGCCCTCTACCGCAACGTCTCCAAGCGCAAGATGGCGTGGCTGCTGCTCAAAGACACCGTGAACTCGTGCATCGAGTACCGGATCCTCGGACTCGCCGCCGAGGCGGCCTTCTTCACCCTGCTCTCGCTGCCCCCGCTCTTCCTGGGCCTGCTGGGCCTCCTCGGCTACGTGGACGGCTGGTCGGGCGGTACGACCGTCGCCAGCATCGAGGAGAACATCCTGCGCGCGGTCGGCACCGTGCTCTCCGACCGGGGCGTCAACGACATCGCCAAACCGATGCTCGACGACGTCACCGGCCGGGGCCGCCCCGACCTCATCTCCCTCGGCTTCGCCTTCGCCCTCTGGTCGGGCTCGCGCGCCGTCAACGTCTTCATCGACACCATCACCGTCATGTACGGACTCGACGGACAGCGCGGCATCGTCAAGACCCGGCTGCTGGCCTTCGTCCTGTACATCGCCGCCCTGCTGATCGGCGCCATCGTGCTGCCGCTGATGGTGGTCGGACCGGACGCGGTGGTGCGGCTGGTGCCCTGGAGCACCGAGGTGATCGCGGTCATGTACTGGCCCGTCGTCACGCTGCTCTCCATCGCCTTCCTGACCACCCTCTACCACGTCTCCGTCCCGGTCCGCTCGCCCTGGATCGAGGACGTGCCCGGCGCGCTGGTCGCCCTCGCCATGTGGGTGCTCGGCTCGTTCCTGCTGCGGATCTACCTCACCAACACGGTGGAGGGCCCGACCATCTACGGCTCGCTGGCCGCCCCCGTGGCCATCCTGCTGTGGATCGGCATCTCGGCCTTCGCCGTCCTCGTCGGGGCCGCGGTCAACGCCGCGATCGACCGGGTCTGGCCCTCGGTGGCCACCGCCGCGGCGCGCGAGGCGAACGAGCGGGTGCGCGAGGCGGAGGCCGCCCAGCTCGTGGCCCGGGCCGCGGCCTGGCGGGCCCTGGCCGAGGGGGAGTCGGAGGACGACGACGGCGACGAGGACGGGGGCATGCCCTCCGAGTTCCCCGAGCGCTGGTCGAAGTTCCTGCCCCCGGAGGACTACCACTCCCGCCTGCGCAAGCACTGA
- a CDS encoding acyl-CoA dehydrogenase family protein has product MAATTHTVSNQAPPLVGHDVYGSDQVLSEGVERHLADTAPELAAEVREELTDLGRAAGSRQAQDWGTLANENPPKLRTHDRYGNRIDEVEFHPSWHRLLGHAVGAGLTDAWGRPAGHLRRAAGFFVWSQAEAGHGCPVSMTHAAVPALRTDPELAAEWEPRLTSHVYEEGLRPAGQKAGVLFGMGMTEKQGGSDVRANTTAAVPLDASGEYLLTGHKWFCSAPMCDGFLVLAQAPGGLTCFLVPRVLPDGTRNVFAIQRLKDKLGNRSNASSEVEFDGTWTRRVGEEGRGVRTIIEMVAATRLDCVIGSASLMRQALTQAAHHTEHRSAFGAPLIDQPLMRNVLADLALESEAATTLTLRLAAAYDAVQSTGNEQERAFLRIAVPAAKYWVTKRCTPMVAEALECLGGNGYVEESGMPRLLRESPLNSIWEGSGNVQALDVLRALQREPQALNAFLQEVGLARGADHRLDSAIKNLLTELADLEGIEARARRVVERMALVLQGSLLVRWAPPEVADAFCASRLGGDWGAAFGTLPHSLDLGSVVERARIAT; this is encoded by the coding sequence ATGGCAGCCACCACCCACACAGTCAGCAATCAGGCCCCGCCCCTCGTGGGCCACGACGTATACGGCAGCGACCAGGTCCTGAGCGAGGGGGTGGAGCGGCACCTCGCGGACACCGCTCCCGAACTCGCCGCGGAGGTAAGGGAAGAGCTCACCGATCTGGGACGCGCCGCCGGGTCCCGGCAGGCGCAGGACTGGGGGACGCTCGCGAACGAGAACCCGCCGAAGCTGAGGACGCACGACCGGTACGGAAACCGGATCGACGAGGTGGAGTTCCATCCCTCGTGGCACCGGCTGCTCGGGCACGCCGTGGGCGCCGGGCTCACCGACGCGTGGGGCCGGCCGGCGGGGCATCTGCGGCGCGCGGCCGGGTTCTTCGTGTGGTCGCAGGCGGAGGCGGGGCACGGGTGCCCGGTCTCGATGACCCACGCGGCGGTACCGGCGCTGCGGACCGATCCGGAGCTGGCGGCCGAATGGGAGCCGCGGCTGACCTCGCACGTGTACGAGGAGGGGCTGCGGCCGGCCGGGCAGAAGGCCGGGGTGCTCTTCGGGATGGGCATGACGGAGAAGCAGGGCGGCAGTGACGTCCGGGCGAACACGACGGCGGCGGTGCCGCTGGACGCCTCGGGCGAGTACCTGCTGACGGGGCACAAGTGGTTCTGCTCGGCGCCGATGTGCGACGGGTTCCTCGTGCTGGCGCAGGCCCCCGGCGGGCTGACCTGCTTCCTGGTGCCGCGGGTGCTGCCGGACGGGACGCGGAACGTCTTCGCGATCCAGCGGCTGAAGGACAAGCTGGGCAACCGGTCGAACGCGTCGAGCGAGGTGGAGTTCGACGGGACCTGGACGCGGCGGGTGGGCGAGGAGGGCCGGGGGGTGCGGACGATCATCGAGATGGTCGCGGCGACCCGGCTGGACTGCGTGATCGGTTCGGCCTCGCTGATGCGGCAGGCGCTGACGCAGGCCGCTCACCATACGGAGCACCGCTCTGCTTTCGGAGCGCCGCTCATCGACCAGCCGCTGATGCGCAACGTGCTCGCCGACCTCGCCCTGGAGTCGGAGGCCGCCACCACCCTCACGCTCCGCCTCGCGGCCGCGTACGACGCCGTCCAGAGCACCGGCAACGAGCAGGAGCGGGCCTTCCTGCGCATCGCGGTTCCCGCCGCGAAGTACTGGGTGACCAAGCGCTGTACGCCGATGGTGGCGGAGGCACTGGAGTGTCTGGGCGGAAACGGCTACGTCGAGGAGTCCGGGATGCCCCGGCTGCTGCGCGAGTCCCCGCTGAACTCCATCTGGGAGGGGTCGGGCAACGTCCAGGCCCTCGACGTGCTGCGCGCCCTCCAGCGCGAGCCGCAGGCGCTGAACGCCTTCCTCCAGGAGGTCGGCCTGGCCCGCGGCGCGGACCACCGGCTGGATTCGGCCATCAAGAACCTGCTGACCGAGCTCGCGGACCTGGAGGGCATCGAGGCGCGGGCCCGGCGGGTCGTGGAGCGGATGGCCCTGGTGCTGCAGGGGTCGCTGCTGGTGCGCTGGGCCCCGCCGGAGGTGGCCGACGCCTTCTGCGCCTCGCGCCTGGGCGGGGACTGGGGCGCGGCCTTCGGCACGCTGCCGCACAGCCTGGATCTGGGATCCGTGGTGGAACGGGCCCGGATCGCAACCTGA
- a CDS encoding helix-turn-helix domain-containing protein, whose amino-acid sequence MDAREAARLLKGVRAAALAGDRPPAAPRPEIAESWRRMMAGGVHPDRDSRSRMLSAAETEERRQTSPLRELLPVLREGLLPSLDEALHIMVVADADGRLLWREGHSSILRNADRLGFGVGAHWDESVVGTNGVGTALVTRRPVQVFSAEHFVSSHHDWTCAGAPVRDPRDGQLLGVLDVSGPLATMHPATLAWVSSVARLAERELRVRHLESLERLRTVAAPLLARMPGRALAVDGNGWTAAVTGLAPTERIPLPKTFGPGRVWVPQLGDCLVEPLPGGWLVNVTETRTGAGAAARLVLDLSRPGAWRATVYGAAGSWSQELSPRHAELLFLLAEAPRGRSAAELSQELFGDPTRTVTVRAEISRVRRNLGGVLAHRPYRFAQDVEVELIRPANPAALLPHSTAPAVISARLGPAGTGVIP is encoded by the coding sequence ATGGACGCGCGGGAGGCCGCGCGTCTGCTCAAGGGGGTACGGGCGGCGGCGCTCGCCGGGGACCGGCCGCCGGCCGCCCCGCGCCCGGAGATCGCCGAGTCCTGGCGCCGGATGATGGCGGGCGGGGTCCACCCCGACCGCGACAGTCGCTCGCGGATGCTGTCGGCCGCCGAGACCGAGGAGCGGCGCCAGACCTCGCCGCTACGGGAACTGCTGCCCGTCCTGCGCGAGGGACTGCTCCCCTCGCTGGACGAGGCCCTGCACATCATGGTCGTCGCCGACGCCGACGGGCGGCTGCTGTGGCGGGAGGGCCACTCCTCGATCCTGCGCAACGCGGACCGGCTGGGCTTCGGGGTGGGCGCCCACTGGGACGAGTCGGTGGTCGGCACCAACGGGGTCGGCACCGCCCTGGTGACCCGCAGACCGGTCCAGGTGTTCTCGGCGGAGCACTTCGTCTCCAGCCACCACGACTGGACCTGCGCCGGAGCCCCCGTACGGGACCCCCGCGACGGGCAGCTGCTGGGGGTCCTCGACGTCAGCGGGCCGCTGGCCACCATGCACCCGGCGACCCTGGCCTGGGTGAGCTCGGTGGCCCGGCTCGCGGAGCGGGAGCTGCGGGTGCGGCACCTGGAATCGCTGGAACGGCTGCGGACGGTGGCGGCCCCGCTGCTGGCCCGGATGCCGGGGCGGGCCCTGGCCGTGGACGGCAACGGGTGGACGGCCGCCGTCACGGGGCTCGCGCCGACGGAGCGGATCCCGCTGCCGAAGACCTTCGGGCCGGGCCGGGTGTGGGTGCCCCAGCTCGGAGACTGCCTGGTGGAGCCGCTGCCGGGCGGCTGGCTGGTGAACGTCACGGAGACCCGTACCGGCGCCGGGGCGGCCGCCCGCCTCGTCCTCGACCTGAGCCGGCCGGGGGCGTGGAGGGCCACCGTCTACGGGGCCGCGGGGAGCTGGTCGCAGGAGCTGAGCCCGCGCCACGCCGAGCTGCTGTTCCTGCTGGCGGAGGCGCCCCGGGGGCGCTCGGCGGCGGAACTCTCGCAGGAGCTGTTCGGGGACCCGACGCGCACGGTGACGGTCCGCGCGGAGATCTCCCGGGTGCGCCGCAACCTCGGCGGCGTACTGGCCCACCGCCCGTACCGCTTCGCGCAGGACGTGGAGGTGGAGCTGATCCGCCCGGCGAACCCGGCCGCACTGCTGCCGCACTCCACGGCCCCGGCGGTGATCAGCGCCCGGCTGGGCCCGGCGGGGACCGGCGTGATTCCCTGA
- a CDS encoding GNAT family N-acetyltransferase gives MSTSTSTLTTWSLDMTDPSDLVAAAVPGPEIRIVRSEVPSPEFSRFLYASVGGDIHWTDRLALTRAQWVEQLDRPGVETWVAYDRGTPAGYVELDPQPDGVVEIMYFGLIPDFRGRRIGGHLLTVGIERAWSLAERWPELAPTRRVWLHTCSDDGPTAMANYLRRGFKVFKEETEEKAVAPTPGPWPGA, from the coding sequence ATGAGCACGAGCACGAGCACACTGACCACCTGGTCCCTGGACATGACCGATCCGTCCGACCTCGTCGCGGCGGCCGTCCCGGGCCCGGAGATCCGGATCGTCCGCTCGGAGGTCCCCTCCCCCGAGTTCAGCCGCTTCCTCTACGCCTCGGTGGGCGGAGACATCCACTGGACGGACCGGCTGGCGCTGACCCGCGCGCAGTGGGTGGAGCAGCTGGACCGTCCCGGCGTGGAGACCTGGGTGGCGTACGACCGGGGCACCCCGGCGGGGTACGTGGAACTCGACCCGCAGCCGGACGGTGTGGTGGAGATCATGTACTTCGGCCTGATCCCCGACTTCCGGGGGCGGCGCATCGGCGGCCACCTGCTGACCGTGGGCATCGAGCGGGCCTGGTCCCTGGCCGAGCGCTGGCCGGAGCTGGCCCCGACGCGACGCGTCTGGCTCCACACGTGCAGCGACGACGGCCCGACCGCCATGGCGAACTACCTCCGCCGCGGCTTCAAGGTCTTCAAGGAGGAGACGGAGGAGAAGGCCGTCGCCCCCACCCCGGGCCCCTGGCCGGGCGCGTAG
- a CDS encoding putative leader peptide — MNGAGIALVSRRHVDLGRMSSAICPAR, encoded by the coding sequence ATGAACGGAGCTGGAATTGCCTTGGTGAGTCGGCGGCACGTCGACCTCGGCCGCATGTCCAGCGCCATCTGTCCGGCGCGCTGA